In the genome of Spirochaetia bacterium, one region contains:
- a CDS encoding ABC transporter ATP-binding protein, which translates to MDLLETKCLTKAFGGVVAVNEVDFVARKGLITGLIGPNGAGKTTLFNNMTGLDVPTSGTVFFNGKDITGLPAHKICRLGIARTFQNIRLFKDMTVLENVLVGRHFRTGTDPHTGRLMNIFRSYFRLEKEQDQMVETAMRYLKFFGMETIADELAKNLPYGHQRELEIARAMASEPQIIFLDEPAAGMNPQETEHLMETIRRIRDMGITVVLIEHDMRLVMNICDNITVLNYGQKIAQGTPVDIKNDPKVIEAYLGKEE; encoded by the coding sequence ATGGATTTGCTTGAAACCAAATGTCTCACCAAAGCTTTCGGAGGAGTAGTTGCGGTCAATGAAGTCGATTTTGTTGCACGCAAGGGACTGATTACCGGTTTGATTGGACCCAACGGAGCTGGCAAGACAACACTTTTCAATAATATGACTGGATTGGATGTACCGACTTCGGGAACAGTTTTTTTTAACGGAAAAGACATTACCGGCCTGCCTGCACATAAGATCTGCAGGCTTGGTATAGCTCGTACATTCCAGAATATCCGATTGTTCAAGGACATGACCGTTTTGGAGAATGTTTTGGTCGGGAGGCATTTCAGAACAGGAACAGACCCTCATACCGGACGTCTTATGAATATTTTCAGAAGCTATTTCCGTTTGGAAAAAGAGCAGGACCAGATGGTTGAGACTGCAATGCGTTATTTGAAGTTCTTCGGCATGGAAACAATAGCGGACGAATTGGCTAAGAATCTGCCGTATGGGCATCAACGGGAACTTGAAATTGCCAGGGCTATGGCCAGTGAGCCCCAGATTATCTTTTTGGATGAACCTGCTGCGGGTATGAATCCTCAGGAAACTGAGCATCTGATGGAAACTATCAGAAGAATTCGGGATATGGGTATTACCGTCGTGTTGATTGAACATGATATGCGATTGGTCATGAATATCTGTGACAATATAACCGTGCTGAATTATGGACAGAAAATAGCCCAGGGAACTCCTGTTGATATCAAGAATGACCCGAAAGTCATTGAGGCTTATCTGGGAAAGGAGGAGTGA
- a CDS encoding branched-chain amino acid ABC transporter permease, whose protein sequence is MLNFFLLIIIYSGIYSLMAMGQNLITGYGGMLSLCQAGFYAIGAYTTAILTTQLGWSFWATLPAAALLAAVFGILIGLPTLRLKGDYLAIATLGFGEIVRNVLNNWDKLTGGPMGIQRIPMPKIFGFTINPYHKIAFLIMVIIMVAVAYFLFERLGRSRMGRALEAIQEDEIAARSAGINVTKYSVWAFAIGASVAGIAGSLQAAFSLSVSPGSYTFMVSIMVLCMVVLGGMGNFKASIIGAFIIQFISYFPQLTGLSSVIPPQFKQVMFGLILVIMMIWRPQGLLGRDVSKIGSVRKDSVQEAD, encoded by the coding sequence ATGCTGAATTTCTTTCTGTTGATTATCATTTACAGTGGTATATATTCACTTATGGCAATGGGGCAGAACCTTATCACCGGATATGGCGGTATGCTCAGTCTCTGCCAGGCTGGATTTTATGCCATCGGTGCTTATACGACAGCTATCCTTACTACCCAGCTTGGGTGGTCATTCTGGGCGACCTTGCCTGCTGCTGCGCTTTTAGCGGCAGTTTTTGGTATTTTGATAGGATTGCCTACACTCAGGCTGAAAGGCGATTACCTTGCAATTGCCACTTTGGGATTTGGGGAAATAGTCAGGAACGTATTGAACAACTGGGATAAGTTGACTGGAGGCCCCATGGGCATCCAACGGATTCCTATGCCGAAAATCTTCGGTTTCACTATCAATCCTTATCATAAGATAGCATTCCTTATCATGGTTATCATCATGGTTGCGGTTGCTTACTTTCTTTTTGAGCGGCTTGGCCGGTCACGTATGGGACGTGCTCTTGAAGCTATCCAGGAAGATGAGATTGCAGCCAGGTCTGCCGGTATCAATGTAACGAAATACTCTGTGTGGGCATTTGCAATAGGTGCTTCCGTAGCGGGAATCGCAGGAAGCCTGCAGGCAGCCTTTTCCTTGTCGGTTTCCCCTGGTTCCTATACGTTCATGGTTTCCATCATGGTCTTGTGCATGGTGGTTCTCGGAGGAATGGGAAATTTCAAGGCTTCCATCATAGGTGCCTTTATCATCCAGTTCATAAGTTATTTTCCGCAGCTTACTGGTCTGTCTTCAGTTATCCCACCGCAGTTCAAGCAGGTTATGTTTGGATTGATTCTGGTGATCATGATGATATGGCGTCCCCAAGGACTGCTTGGCCGAGATGTATCAAAGATCGGCAGTGTGCGCAAGGATTCTGTACAGGAGGCTGATTGA
- a CDS encoding ABC transporter substrate-binding protein, whose translation MMKKILSLMAVAAVSAMALFANGNSEQVSSYKLGFIGPLTGDYANYGVLCNNAVQLAAEKFNAAGGINGVPVEIIAEDSEGNNEKALSAIEKLSSSDKILGLLGPVFTGSTFAVGERCQNEQIVLITPSATHADITKIGDYIFRTVVSDGLQGEVAGYYFHDYLGYKKLAVLYAKNDYSQGLYKSMSATFEKLGGEIIAAESCQVGDKDFKTQLTKIKAKNPDAIYIPDYTVEMAQILEQASQLGITAPFLSCDGFSNPEIYNLAGNFTDGVIYVGPAKVEASDAYTKFVEEYNAKYNVKPDSFATNAYDAANIMMEALKDCVADASFAKDSLAKKRIALRDGVAATKDFLGVSGTVNFASNGDLVAYQGIYKVNGTTPEYLGAYSVQDGKLVKVSE comes from the coding sequence ATGATGAAAAAAATCTTATCCTTGATGGCGGTTGCTGCTGTTTCAGCCATGGCACTTTTTGCCAATGGCAACAGTGAGCAGGTTTCCAGTTATAAATTAGGTTTTATCGGTCCTCTTACCGGTGACTATGCAAACTATGGTGTGCTGTGCAACAACGCTGTACAGCTTGCTGCTGAAAAATTCAATGCAGCCGGTGGCATCAATGGTGTTCCGGTTGAAATTATCGCTGAAGACAGTGAAGGAAATAATGAGAAAGCCCTTTCTGCAATTGAGAAACTCAGTTCTTCCGATAAGATACTTGGTTTGCTTGGACCTGTATTTACTGGTTCTACTTTTGCAGTCGGTGAACGTTGCCAGAATGAACAGATTGTGCTTATTACTCCCAGTGCTACGCATGCAGATATTACCAAGATCGGTGACTATATCTTCCGTACGGTAGTTTCCGATGGCTTGCAGGGAGAAGTTGCCGGTTACTATTTCCATGATTATCTCGGATATAAGAAACTGGCCGTACTGTATGCCAAGAATGATTACTCGCAGGGGCTTTACAAAAGCATGAGTGCCACATTCGAAAAACTTGGTGGAGAAATCATTGCTGCTGAATCCTGTCAGGTGGGCGATAAGGATTTCAAGACCCAGCTGACGAAGATCAAGGCAAAGAATCCTGATGCCATCTATATTCCGGACTATACTGTAGAAATGGCCCAGATCCTTGAACAGGCCTCACAGCTTGGCATCACAGCTCCTTTCCTTTCCTGCGACGGCTTCTCAAATCCTGAGATATATAACCTTGCCGGTAACTTTACTGATGGCGTCATCTATGTCGGACCTGCAAAGGTCGAGGCCAGCGATGCCTATACCAAATTTGTCGAAGAATACAATGCAAAATACAATGTAAAGCCTGATTCATTTGCCACCAATGCCTATGATGCGGCAAATATCATGATGGAAGCTCTTAAGGATTGTGTTGCTGATGCTTCTTTTGCTAAGGATTCGCTTGCAAAAAAACGCATCGCCCTGCGCGATGGTGTTGCTGCTACCAAGGATTTCCTTGGTGTTTCTGGTACCGTCAACTTTGCATCGAACGGTGATTTGGTTGCCTACCAAGGTATCTACAAGGTCAATGGTACGACTCCCGAATATTTGGGAGCTTACTCAGTACAGGACGGAAAGCTCGTAAAAGTCAGTGAATAA
- a CDS encoding branched-chain amino acid ABC transporter permease — translation MIIRSPIVVSLSEFFQHLMNGLTLGGIYALIALGYTMVYGILKFINFAHGDIMMVGAYIGLFTFTFLRGNAPLGAWTFIAFLLAMIVSMVATGILGMIVEKVAYRPLRRASRLAPLLSAIGVSFILSNSAAWLWGTQSRKLDYPFNNAPYNIKGVVITPHQIMILVMSLTVMICLKLFVDNSRSGKAMRATSLDQDTARLMGINVDKVIGMTFAIGSALAACGGMLIALDYKCYPSMGMMLGLKAFVAAVVGGIGNIGGAMLGGILLGVLETFGVAVFGIPEAMKDTISFVILIIVLLVKPEGLLGKATREKV, via the coding sequence ATGATAATAAGGAGTCCCATAGTGGTTTCTTTGTCTGAGTTTTTCCAACATTTGATGAATGGACTGACTTTGGGCGGTATCTATGCCCTGATTGCCCTCGGGTATACTATGGTGTATGGTATTCTGAAATTCATCAATTTCGCCCATGGTGATATCATGATGGTAGGGGCCTATATAGGTCTTTTTACTTTTACTTTCCTTAGGGGAAATGCTCCGCTTGGTGCATGGACTTTCATAGCTTTTCTTCTTGCTATGATTGTATCGATGGTTGCAACGGGGATTCTTGGCATGATTGTGGAAAAGGTCGCCTATCGACCTTTGAGACGTGCTTCCCGGCTTGCTCCCTTGCTTTCTGCAATCGGTGTTTCCTTCATCCTTTCGAACAGTGCTGCTTGGCTGTGGGGTACCCAAAGCAGAAAGTTGGATTATCCGTTCAACAATGCACCGTATAACATCAAAGGGGTAGTCATTACTCCCCACCAGATCATGATTCTTGTCATGTCCCTGACTGTGATGATCTGTCTGAAACTTTTTGTAGACAACAGCCGGAGCGGTAAGGCAATGCGAGCGACAAGCCTTGACCAGGATACCGCACGTCTGATGGGTATCAATGTCGACAAAGTCATCGGCATGACCTTTGCCATTGGTTCTGCATTGGCTGCCTGTGGCGGTATGCTGATAGCCCTTGACTACAAATGCTATCCCTCCATGGGCATGATGCTTGGTCTCAAGGCCTTTGTCGCTGCTGTTGTCGGAGGAATCGGAAATATCGGAGGTGCAATGCTCGGTGGTATTCTTCTGGGCGTGCTGGAAACCTTCGGTGTCGCTGTCTTCGGTATTCCGGAGGCTATGAAGGATACCATTTCCTTTGTAATCCTCATCATTGTACTGCTGGTCAAACCGGAAGGTTTGCTTGGCAAAGCTACAAGGGAGAAAGTCTGA